From the Lathyrus oleraceus cultivar Zhongwan6 chromosome 4, CAAS_Psat_ZW6_1.0, whole genome shotgun sequence genome, one window contains:
- the LOC127136568 gene encoding uncharacterized protein LOC127136568, producing MGARLEQQPIQREVPEEQPRRVIMVNRDQDADEVIHRVRRENMLENDLTSMIERIMAQNGLNTGLRRPNYSCPLSEYVLQTELPRGCKVPKFTKFSGDTSESTVEHIARYMTEAGDLANSENLRMKYFPSSLTKNAFTWFTTLPPNSIDAWPQLERLFHEKFCMGQTKISLKELASIKTKFTEPIDDYLNRFRLLKSICSTIVSEHELVEMSAGGLDYSIRKKLDT from the coding sequence ATGGGGGCAAGATTGGAACAACAACCAATTCAACGGGAAGTCCCTGAAGAACAACCAAGGAGAGTGATAATGGTTAATAGAGACCAGGATGCAGACGAAGTGATTCATAGGGTCAGACGGGAAAACATGTTGGAAAATGACTTAACTAGTATGATAGAGAGAATCATGGCCCAGAATGGTCTGAACACAGGACTTCGACGGCCAAATTATTCCTGTCCTTTATCAGAATATGTCCTACAAACAGAATTACCAAGGGGTTGTaaagtccctaagttcaccaaattctcaggggacactagtgaaTCCACTGTAGAACACATAGCCAGATACATGACTGAGGCAGGGGATTTGGCGAACAGTGAGAACCTAAGGATGaaatatttccctagttcttTAACAAAGAACGCCTTCACGTGGTTTACAACTTTGCCACCAAATTCTATAGATGCTTGGCCTCAGTTGGAAAGATTGTTTCATGAAAAATTCTGCATGGGCCAAACTAAGATAAGTCTTAAGGAATTAGCCAGTATCAAAACAAAATTCACCGAACCTATAGATGATTATCTGAATAGGTTCCGTTTGTTGAAATCTATATGCTCTACAATAGTGTCTGAACACGAGTTGGTCGAAATGTCCGCTGGAGGTTTAGACTATTCCATCAGGAAAAAGTTAGATACCTAG